A single genomic interval of Schistocerca americana isolate TAMUIC-IGC-003095 chromosome 2, iqSchAmer2.1, whole genome shotgun sequence harbors:
- the LOC124594101 gene encoding protein mono-ADP-ribosyltransferase PARP12-like — MTELALKHLHPCWTLTSFDEVEEEEIGTFERSLLTCSMPHNLHVRSVVKVMNPYLWCCYQLKKAEYMNRYGSVREITLYHATSESNVDSIIKSNLDWRRSWRIKFGQGVSFSPSPSYANKYCNRSSGIYRAMIAVKVLVHTTSLGGSSTILPPKGIDTTVGNRGQVYVKYCDNEFYPEHVIYYTI; from the coding sequence ATGACAGAACTAGCACTGAAGCATCTACATCCATGTTGGACATTGACATCTTTTGATGAAGTTGAAGAGGAAGAGATTGGTACATTTGAAAGATCACTTCTAACCTGTTCTATGCCACATAACTTGCATGTCAGATCTGTTGTGAAGGTTATGAATCCATATTTATGGTGCTGTTATCAGCTGAAAAAAGCAGAATATATGAACCGATATGGCAGTGTTAGGGAAATAACTCTGTATCATGCTACAAGTGAAAGTAACGTTGACTCTATAATTAAGAGCAACTTGGATTGGAGACGCTCATGGCGAATCAAATTTGGCCAAGGTGTTAGTTTCAGTCCATCACCCAGTTATGCCAATAAATATTGTAACAGGAGCAGTGGTATTTATAGAGCAATGATTGCTGTAAAGGTACTAGTTCACACTACTTCACTAGGTGGTAGTTCAACAATATTGCCCCCAAAAGGTATTGATACAACTGTTGGAAATCGTGGGCAGGTTTATGTTAAGTATTGTGACAATGAATTTTACCCAGAACATGTCATTTACTATACAATCTGA
- the LOC124594100 gene encoding protein mono-ADP-ribosyltransferase TIPARP-like, translated as MKELARRHIPKYWRLRQSAEVVEEELSDYEDLDIIDMMPYDLDITSVVKVKNPYLWSCYQLKKAEYRKRYGHVSEVTLYHATAEDNVQSIISENFDWRLSVRTKFGRGVSFSPDPKYANRHCNSNAGCARAMIVASVLVSNKCQGSYSTKIPTKGCDTTVGNKDKVYVKYSDNEFYPEYVIYYNDDSELY; from the coding sequence ATGAAAGAATTGGCAAGGAGACATATTCCTAAATACTGGAGACTGCGGCAGTCTGCTGAAGTTGTAGAAGAGGAACTCAGTGATTATGAAGATTTAGACATAATAGATATGATGCCATATGATTTGGATATCACATCTGTTGTGAAAGTTAAGAATCCTTATTTGTGGAGCTGCTACCAGCTAAAAAAGGCAGAGTACAGGAAACGATATGGCCACGTGTCAGAAGTAACATTGTACCATGCAACAGCAGAAGACAATGTACAATCCATCATTAGTGAGAACTTTGATTGGAGGCTTTCTGTACGAACAAAATTTGGCAGAGGTGTTAGCTTCAGTCCAGATCCTAAGTACGCTAATAGACATTGTAATAGCAATGCTGGATGTGCGAGAGCTATGATAGTTGCAAGTGTACTGGTATCAAATAAATGCCAGGGTTCATACTCTACTAAGATACCCACCAAAGGTTGTGATACAACTGTTGGGAACAAGGACAAAGTTTATGTCAAGTATTCTGATAACGAGTTTTATCCAGAATATGTAATATATTATAATGATGATTCAGAGCTATACTGA